A genomic stretch from Candidatus Schekmanbacteria bacterium includes:
- a CDS encoding zinc-binding dehydrogenase, translating into MKAAYINNHGTSECIKYGELDKPITGKDEVLIKVSHAALNHLDIWVRSGIPGISVSFPHILGSDGSGTVEECGAEVTGINQGDKVVIDPGISCGKCAYCRAGEHSECSSFHLIGEHIDGTFAEYVKAPSVNVHPAPRHLTMAEAAAFPLTFLTAWRMLITKAKLIPGESILIMGIGGGVATAALQISKAIGVNVIVTSGDDEKIKKALGLGAAHGINYRKEDVFKRIREITLKECVDVVLDNVAGDTWEISLKCLKKGGRLVTCGATTGGIAKTDVQRIFWNQLTIYGSTMGTRGEFSSLLQFMNATGTKPIVDRVFPLKDAAIAQKHMEEAKQFGKIVLQTE; encoded by the coding sequence ATGAAAGCTGCTTATATAAATAATCATGGAACATCAGAGTGTATAAAGTACGGAGAACTTGATAAGCCAATAACCGGAAAAGATGAAGTCCTGATAAAGGTAAGCCATGCAGCACTTAATCACCTTGACATATGGGTGAGGTCAGGCATTCCCGGAATAAGTGTATCATTCCCGCATATACTTGGCTCTGACGGCTCAGGTACAGTAGAGGAATGCGGTGCGGAAGTGACAGGGATCAATCAGGGAGACAAGGTTGTTATTGACCCCGGGATATCATGCGGAAAATGCGCGTACTGCAGAGCCGGAGAACACAGCGAATGCTCATCTTTCCACCTCATAGGCGAGCATATCGACGGAACCTTCGCAGAGTATGTGAAAGCGCCTTCAGTCAATGTTCATCCTGCCCCGCGCCATCTCACCATGGCAGAAGCGGCAGCATTTCCGCTTACATTTCTTACAGCGTGGAGAATGCTCATAACAAAAGCAAAGCTCATTCCGGGTGAAAGCATACTTATAATGGGGATCGGTGGTGGAGTTGCGACTGCGGCTCTTCAGATTTCAAAAGCAATCGGTGTAAATGTTATTGTAACCTCCGGAGATGATGAAAAAATTAAAAAAGCCCTGGGATTGGGCGCTGCTCACGGAATAAATTACAGGAAAGAAGATGTCTTCAAACGGATAAGAGAGATAACTCTAAAAGAATGTGTTGATGTTGTCCTTGATAACGTTGCAGGCGATACATGGGAAATATCCCTGAAGTGCCTTAAAAAAGGAGGCAGACTTGTAACCTGCGGCGCAACTACAGGAGGAATAGCCAAGACAGATGTCCAGCGCATTTTCTGGAATCAGCTCACAATCTACGGCTCTACAATGGGAACAAGAGGAGAGTTCAGCAGCCTGCTTCAATTTATGAATGCCACGGGGACTAAACCCATAGTCGACAGGGTGTTCCCGCTAAAAGACGCAGCCATTGCCCAGAAGCACATGGAAGAGGCAAAACAATTCGGGAAAATAGTACTTCAGACAGAGTAA
- a CDS encoding pyridoxamine 5'-phosphate oxidase family protein, translating into MEKLHVPRIDGSLRKAMESRGIKINDKMTPVSVKKAIIKYMDEHTVIHLGTCSNNIPRVTPIEFRNKGLRIYLFSEGGVKINNIKKNPKVSASIANHYDRKSDYFSSRGIQLWGKAKVYGKDENRKIFLECIKLMGIKEKSLPPLYPYKIIVIEPEKIRYQDARNGYWFVTWEK; encoded by the coding sequence ATGGAAAAATTACATGTTCCAAGAATTGACGGAAGCCTCAGAAAAGCAATGGAGTCCAGAGGAATAAAAATTAACGATAAAATGACTCCTGTATCAGTTAAAAAAGCAATAATAAAATATATGGATGAACATACGGTGATACATCTCGGAACATGCAGTAATAATATTCCGAGGGTGACTCCCATAGAGTTCAGAAACAAGGGGCTTAGAATATACCTCTTCTCCGAAGGTGGAGTAAAAATCAACAACATAAAAAAGAACCCCAAAGTTTCTGCGTCTATTGCAAACCACTATGACCGGAAATCAGATTATTTCAGTTCCCGCGGAATTCAGCTCTGGGGAAAAGCAAAGGTTTACGGCAAGGACGAAAACAGGAAAATCTTCCTTGAATGTATAAAATTAATGGGGATAAAGGAAAAGAGTCTTCCCCCGCTTTATCCTTACAAAATCATAGTGATAGAGCCGGAAAAAATCAGATACCAGGATGCAAGGAACGGATACTGGTTTGTAACGTGGGAAAAATAA
- a CDS encoding 6-phosphofructokinase — MDVKNNGGIKRVGVLTGGGDCPGLNAVIRVVAKKAINDFGIEVVGIEDGYQGLMEMRTRDLTFMNVSGILTEGGTILGTSNKANPFSHPVRRGDKLVFMDKSDDAVCNFKKLQLDALLCIGGDGTLQIALKLFKKGIPIVGIPKTIDNDLCETDYTFGFNTALETATEAIDKIHSTAQSHHRVMLVEVMGRYAGWIALHSGLAGGGDIILIPEIPFSIESICEWVTYRSKTGKKFSLVVVAEGAKPKGGIMVVKKVIKDSPDPVRLGGIGNRVGDEIERLTGLETRVAVLGHLQRGGVPSAYDRILATRFGSYAVDLLMKKSFGNMVAIKGDDIVSVPISKAVKRLKLVDPKSVLIKTARSVGTCMGD; from the coding sequence ATGGACGTGAAAAATAATGGAGGAATTAAACGAGTCGGCGTGCTTACCGGTGGCGGAGATTGTCCGGGTCTTAATGCTGTTATAAGGGTTGTAGCCAAGAAGGCTATCAATGATTTTGGAATAGAAGTCGTTGGTATCGAAGATGGATATCAGGGGCTAATGGAAATGAGGACCCGGGATTTAACTTTCATGAATGTCTCGGGCATACTTACTGAAGGAGGTACGATCCTTGGGACTTCCAATAAGGCGAATCCTTTCAGCCATCCAGTCAGAAGAGGTGACAAGCTGGTTTTTATGGACAAATCCGATGATGCTGTATGCAACTTTAAGAAGCTTCAGCTTGATGCGCTTTTGTGTATAGGCGGAGACGGGACTCTTCAGATAGCACTGAAACTTTTTAAAAAGGGGATTCCGATCGTAGGAATACCAAAGACCATTGATAATGACCTTTGCGAGACAGACTATACCTTCGGATTTAACACTGCCCTTGAAACAGCAACTGAGGCTATAGATAAGATACATTCGACGGCGCAGTCGCATCATCGCGTAATGCTGGTTGAAGTCATGGGAAGATATGCGGGATGGATAGCGCTTCATTCAGGACTTGCAGGCGGAGGAGATATCATTCTGATACCTGAGATCCCATTCAGCATAGAAAGCATTTGTGAATGGGTGACTTACAGGTCAAAAACCGGGAAGAAATTCAGCCTTGTAGTTGTAGCTGAAGGGGCCAAACCAAAAGGCGGAATCATGGTGGTTAAAAAAGTTATAAAGGACAGCCCTGATCCGGTAAGGCTTGGCGGAATTGGTAACAGGGTCGGAGATGAAATTGAAAGACTCACAGGACTTGAAACAAGGGTTGCTGTGCTGGGTCATCTTCAAAGAGGAGGTGTCCCTTCAGCATATGACAGAATACTCGCCACCAGGTTCGGGTCTTATGCAGTGGATCTTCTGATGAAGAAATCTTTCGGTAATATGGTTGCTATAAAAGGTGACGACATCGTGTCTGTGCCGATTTCAAAAGCTGTTAAAAGACTCAAGCTTGTTGATCCAAAATCTGTGCTTATAAAGACAGCAAGGTCAGTTGGAACATGCATGGGAGACTAA
- a CDS encoding PAS domain S-box protein, which translates to MKHKENYIIYAVTIAIIIISLFSSFNIYRQTRSESLRQFQVSQKLKAIYVSSTVKNAFTYLTRDLSHFAVHLSEEPPEGPERFKRDIDTFINNNRRAIGPDRIIITTIIRNENGHVIYPASITQTITEHLPKISSLKNNAGLNAVPVISTFFYDSSTGPEKKDIPKTEFLITSPMQKKINGKWQCIGSISFLIDVKNFIESYMPPSGIVSKNDDFFILDDEGSLIYSSANQTMVARNVLHTEEKCFRCHTSFNTFKDAFFLKEGSGKYEMKDHSTKFAAFIRSDIPSSHLHIVIKGDQEKTTAFISKNFRDITGLALFVIIGVIGGSIAVSKLNSRRLCLKADAVRMNEMRKAKKEWEDTFDSIKDYIIIVDEDNMISRANRSSLDKFGFNIIGKNISNIIPNSKDNHLETSHILSRKRAGITADEAENEIAISEGTYSVSSYPIYENDKKVNRVVHIMKDITEKKRLKNQIVESEEKYRNLFEHAMDGIVIINSNDSDIIDCNGMFETITGYRKDELLGKNMSLLLTEVPDAYENYLRCINESSEGCACDITLKNKNGNDVIVEVNASTLKYSGHEAIIIIIKDITEKKELEELLLQAEKMSVLGEMISGIAHELNNPLTGVMGYSELLLSYNLDSKIKNKIEKIHNESLRCRKIVQNLLTFARKHKPERNYVDINRLLRNSIDLKSYDLRVSGINVNTEFDETLPKTMADPHQLQQVFLNIINNAQYAMLDCEIERVKTLRLRTSLHNGQILISISDNGPGISKQNLRNIFTPFFTTKEPGKGTGLGLSVCYGIIKEHDGEISASSTDHEGATFTMTLPVISKDTSLEYDSSGNENNQLLAAHKNILVIDDDEIVSSLLYDLLKMQGHEVEVARNGKSGIDMIMKSEYDLILCDIKMPVMNGQKVYNALVDIRPDLLSKFLIVTGDTINPNVNQFILNNNIPNIEKPFDQKELLDKINGILAQSCHPILLS; encoded by the coding sequence ATGAAACATAAAGAGAATTACATAATATATGCTGTAACCATAGCCATAATTATCATATCGCTATTCTCTTCATTCAATATATACAGGCAAACAAGATCAGAATCACTGAGGCAGTTTCAAGTTTCACAGAAGTTAAAAGCAATTTATGTTTCAAGTACGGTCAAAAACGCTTTTACTTATTTGACCCGGGATCTATCTCATTTTGCAGTACATCTGTCAGAGGAACCTCCAGAGGGACCAGAACGCTTTAAAAGAGATATAGATACATTTATTAATAACAATAGACGGGCCATTGGACCTGACAGAATAATAATAACAACCATCATAAGGAATGAAAACGGGCATGTTATATACCCTGCTAGTATCACACAAACTATAACAGAACACCTGCCTAAGATTTCTTCATTAAAAAACAATGCAGGGCTGAATGCTGTTCCAGTTATAAGCACTTTTTTCTATGATTCCTCAACTGGTCCAGAAAAAAAAGACATACCAAAAACAGAGTTCCTGATCACATCGCCAATGCAGAAAAAAATAAATGGGAAGTGGCAGTGCATTGGCAGTATCTCTTTTTTAATTGATGTAAAAAACTTTATAGAGTCCTACATGCCTCCATCAGGAATTGTATCAAAAAATGATGATTTCTTTATTCTGGATGATGAAGGGAGTCTTATATACAGCTCTGCCAATCAAACAATGGTAGCAAGGAATGTACTTCACACTGAAGAAAAATGTTTCAGATGCCATACGTCATTCAATACTTTCAAAGATGCTTTTTTTCTTAAAGAAGGATCAGGCAAATATGAGATGAAAGACCATTCAACGAAGTTTGCCGCCTTTATTCGAAGCGATATTCCTTCATCCCATCTTCATATAGTCATAAAAGGGGACCAGGAAAAAACGACAGCTTTTATTTCCAAGAATTTCAGAGATATCACAGGACTTGCTTTATTCGTAATCATTGGCGTCATAGGAGGATCGATAGCAGTTTCAAAACTCAATTCCAGAAGACTGTGTCTTAAAGCGGATGCCGTACGCATGAATGAAATGAGAAAAGCAAAAAAAGAATGGGAGGACACTTTTGATTCCATCAAGGATTATATAATAATTGTTGATGAAGATAATATGATTTCAAGGGCAAACCGCTCATCTCTTGATAAATTCGGATTTAATATCATAGGCAAGAACATCAGCAATATAATACCGAATTCAAAGGATAACCATTTAGAGACTTCTCATATCCTATCCCGCAAAAGAGCGGGAATAACTGCTGATGAGGCTGAAAACGAAATAGCAATATCCGAAGGGACATATAGCGTTTCATCATATCCGATTTATGAAAACGACAAAAAAGTAAACAGAGTAGTTCACATAATGAAAGACATAACAGAGAAAAAGAGACTTAAAAATCAGATTGTCGAATCTGAAGAAAAATATAGAAACCTGTTTGAACACGCCATGGACGGGATTGTCATAATCAACAGCAATGACTCTGATATAATAGACTGCAATGGTATGTTCGAGACAATTACCGGGTACAGAAAAGATGAACTGCTCGGAAAAAACATGAGCTTACTTTTAACCGAAGTCCCGGATGCATATGAAAACTATCTGAGATGTATAAACGAAAGTTCAGAAGGATGTGCATGCGATATAACGCTGAAGAATAAAAATGGCAATGATGTGATTGTCGAGGTCAATGCAAGTACTTTGAAATACAGCGGGCATGAAGCAATAATAATCATCATCAAGGACATTACCGAGAAAAAAGAACTTGAAGAATTATTACTCCAGGCAGAAAAAATGTCTGTACTTGGAGAAATGATATCTGGAATTGCCCACGAACTCAACAATCCATTGACAGGGGTTATGGGATACTCGGAACTGCTGCTCAGCTATAATCTTGACTCAAAGATAAAGAATAAAATTGAAAAAATTCATAATGAATCCTTAAGGTGCCGGAAGATCGTTCAGAACCTTCTGACATTTGCAAGAAAGCATAAACCTGAAAGGAATTACGTTGATATAAACCGGCTGTTAAGAAACTCTATTGATCTTAAATCATACGATCTGAGAGTAAGCGGCATAAACGTAAATACAGAGTTTGACGAAACCCTGCCAAAGACTATGGCTGACCCGCACCAGCTCCAGCAGGTATTTCTCAACATCATCAATAATGCCCAATATGCCATGCTTGATTGTGAAATCGAACGGGTGAAGACACTAAGGCTCAGGACATCTCTGCATAACGGACAGATATTGATTTCAATATCAGACAATGGCCCCGGCATATCAAAGCAAAATCTCAGAAACATATTCACTCCTTTTTTTACGACAAAGGAACCCGGCAAGGGAACCGGACTTGGCCTTAGCGTTTGCTACGGGATAATAAAAGAACATGATGGAGAAATATCTGCCAGCAGTACTGACCATGAGGGAGCCACATTCACTATGACTCTGCCTGTCATATCTAAAGACACTTCTCTGGAATACGACAGCTCCGGAAATGAGAATAACCAATTACTTGCAGCCCATAAAAACATCCTTGTAATCGATGATGACGAAATAGTGTCTTCATTATTATACGATCTTCTCAAAATGCAGGGTCACGAAGTTGAAGTAGCGAGAAATGGAAAGTCCGGCATTGATATGATTATGAAATCAGAGTATGACCTTATACTCTGTGATATAAAAATGCCGGTTATGAACGGACAGAAAGTCTATAATGCTCTGGTTGATATACGACCTGACCTTCTTTCAAAGTTTCTGATAGTAACAGGCGACACGATAAATCCGAACGTAAATCAGTTCATCCTTAACAACAACATCCCAAATATTGAAAAACCATTTGATCAAAAAGAGCTGCTTGATAAAATCAATGGCATATTAGCGCAGTCGTGCCATCCTATCCTGCTCTCATAG
- a CDS encoding universal stress protein codes for MEIFKNVLVPVDFSEGSESAFKLALFFGKGKGAKIYLTHIISDPQITDPLYTANIYPKIYFDDIKRELEEKIRSMYAPRIDGVGEIDVIVTQGYPSSEIALLAEKLDIDLVVMGTHGRHGFSHMLLGSVAEKVIRESKVPVLTVKLDHKIAVESYNINNILVPVDFSEMSEKAFDVALKIGSFFNSEITVLFVNQPVSYYPYYLSDYYSEESLIEKIDEQVVTKLAVLVKGRGAGYRNINTVIKRGDPHQKINEVADETGSNMIIMGTHGRKGLAHMVMGSVAERVVRTSHIPVMTVRG; via the coding sequence ATGGAAATATTCAAAAATGTTCTGGTCCCTGTTGATTTTTCAGAAGGTTCGGAAAGTGCTTTTAAGCTTGCCCTTTTTTTCGGTAAAGGAAAGGGTGCTAAAATTTATCTGACCCATATAATATCAGATCCACAGATTACGGATCCATTGTATACAGCCAATATTTATCCCAAAATTTATTTCGATGATATCAAGCGCGAACTGGAAGAGAAGATAAGAAGCATGTATGCTCCGAGAATAGATGGAGTCGGTGAAATTGATGTCATAGTCACACAGGGGTACCCTTCATCAGAGATAGCATTGCTTGCTGAAAAATTAGATATAGACTTGGTAGTTATGGGTACTCACGGGAGACATGGATTCAGTCATATGCTTCTTGGAAGTGTGGCTGAAAAGGTGATACGGGAGTCAAAAGTTCCGGTATTAACTGTAAAACTTGACCACAAGATCGCTGTTGAATCTTACAATATAAACAATATCCTGGTTCCTGTTGACTTTTCAGAAATGTCGGAGAAGGCATTTGATGTGGCGTTGAAAATAGGCAGTTTCTTTAATTCCGAAATAACAGTTCTTTTTGTGAACCAACCTGTTTCCTATTATCCTTACTATCTCAGCGACTATTATTCCGAAGAAAGTTTGATTGAGAAAATAGATGAACAGGTTGTGACAAAGCTTGCTGTGCTTGTGAAAGGCAGAGGGGCGGGTTACAGAAATATAAATACTGTTATTAAGAGGGGTGATCCCCATCAGAAAATAAACGAGGTTGCTGATGAAACAGGAAGCAACATGATAATTATGGGTACTCACGGGAGAAAAGGATTGGCCCACATGGTCATGGGGAGTGTAGCTGAGCGTGTTGTGCGTACTTCTCACATTCCTGTAATGACAGTCAGGGGCTGA
- a CDS encoding coproporphyrinogen III oxidase, with translation MNSNSFHDNAANYKLLFDGLREKALSRVFAIEDSDKYEKKIFESTGGATTLSIIRGKVFEKISICRGEKEREIPKDAEIPDNMKDVKNLPGGKVYMQVFEICSHMMNPKVPVGTLSLRYRSSSNGRTGGGTDLSPYIPFKEDIELFSGNFKKVCANFSKDYDNLRENLKKTFWLKYRNEPRGGLAGIAFDLPAQEFDFIQTVGNTFIDTYFNIVEKRKTEHYTEEERNYLLFRRGRWVEFNLIEDEGFKYGLEIGVNPEVMILQTLPPSVKF, from the coding sequence ATGAACTCAAATAGCTTCCATGACAATGCGGCAAATTACAAATTACTTTTTGACGGTCTGAGGGAAAAAGCACTTTCAAGAGTTTTTGCAATCGAAGATTCAGACAAATATGAAAAAAAGATTTTTGAGAGCACCGGCGGAGCCACCACTCTTTCAATAATAAGGGGAAAAGTATTTGAAAAAATAAGCATATGCAGGGGAGAAAAAGAGCGCGAGATTCCTAAGGATGCAGAAATTCCTGACAACATGAAGGATGTAAAAAATTTACCCGGTGGAAAAGTCTATATGCAGGTTTTTGAAATCTGTTCGCACATGATGAATCCTAAAGTTCCCGTAGGTACATTGAGCTTGCGTTATAGATCAAGTTCAAACGGACGTACCGGCGGTGGCACTGACCTTTCTCCTTATATTCCGTTCAAAGAGGATATAGAACTCTTCTCCGGTAATTTCAAGAAGGTGTGCGCAAACTTCTCCAAAGATTATGACAACCTTAGAGAAAACCTGAAAAAGACTTTCTGGCTTAAATACCGGAATGAACCAAGAGGAGGCCTTGCAGGCATTGCATTTGATCTGCCGGCACAGGAGTTTGATTTTATCCAAACTGTGGGGAACACATTTATAGACACTTATTTCAACATAGTTGAAAAAAGAAAAACAGAACATTATACGGAAGAAGAAAGGAATTATTTGCTTTTCAGGCGGGGCAGATGGGTAGAATTCAATCTCATTGAAGATGAAGGCTTCAAATACGGGCTTGAAATAGGTGTAAACCCGGAAGTTATGATTCTACAAACCTTACCGCCTTCAGTAAAGTTCTAA
- a CDS encoding OmpA family protein, producing the protein MKAMKKIVCVLLVAFALTACESMKAAWERDEVKGATIGAGVGAGAGAIIGAATGHTGVGTAIGAGVGALGGGLIGRMMQNQKEELQTVTAKMNDQQSQIDQMKTEQASVKSEGNNLIVNMKGDALFATDSSSLQAGAFNNLREIAGILKKYPDTKVVIKGYTDSVGTDDYNQKLSENRANSVKNVLLGEGVASERITTIGYGKSFPVASNDTPEGRQMNRRVEIVVVPKEEANQS; encoded by the coding sequence ATGAAGGCTATGAAAAAGATTGTGTGTGTTCTTCTTGTTGCGTTTGCACTTACAGCGTGCGAGAGCATGAAAGCGGCATGGGAGCGGGATGAAGTTAAAGGAGCAACAATAGGTGCGGGAGTCGGTGCAGGTGCAGGAGCGATTATTGGTGCTGCCACAGGACATACAGGTGTAGGGACTGCAATAGGTGCGGGAGTTGGTGCCCTTGGAGGCGGTCTGATAGGGCGTATGATGCAGAATCAGAAAGAGGAGCTTCAGACTGTTACAGCAAAAATGAATGATCAGCAGTCACAGATAGACCAGATGAAAACAGAGCAGGCTTCTGTTAAAAGCGAGGGGAATAACTTAATAGTGAATATGAAGGGAGATGCCCTTTTTGCAACTGATTCCTCATCACTTCAGGCAGGCGCCTTCAATAATCTGAGAGAAATTGCAGGTATCTTGAAAAAATACCCTGATACTAAGGTTGTTATAAAAGGGTACACAGACAGTGTAGGAACAGATGATTATAATCAAAAACTTTCTGAAAACAGGGCAAATTCAGTGAAGAACGTCCTTCTCGGTGAAGGCGTTGCTTCTGAACGCATTACTACAATCGGCTATGGCAAGAGCTTCCCTGTGGCAAGCAACGATACTCCTGAAGGAAGACAGATGAACAGGCGTGTGGAGATAGTGGTTGTTCCGAAGGAAGAAGCAAATCAATCATAG
- a CDS encoding FAD-dependent monooxygenase: MNQKNINLQYDVCIAGAGPCGLMTAKKLAEQGIKVAVFDRKPEAKFINPGIMEMLSLQPNKIKVDEKKIYFTESGFSLDKHSVKNEIYGFATYSPGKHALTLRSIFPTNYRIDYVYWIEKLERETIDAGVSIFYSQEIVEIIKNTGRAEAIVVEDSYKNRRTVKFKHLVAADGIRSKISRLAGVRKEHWGVHRIVGARVKEFDISKTSKGELFNPVFHNMYLNKKFSGPNTLAITAYLGDGEMYVIAVIQDSGLQDHASGSPQKIFDNFLDFLKSYDACAKPFNEAKRSTKFAYFLPVDSPIANPFDEVKGMSFLGDTAFTIETQWTGAMAVAAKAAGAIAIILNGNGSAEAINAYHAWWGRFVKNAKRQYDFSTFMHALEEEELNELFSIFNEEMVIPHLEGCDDEFGTPNEFIKNMDKKLLEVNPSELKSPKVRMLVEMLKKRSEEMNKK, encoded by the coding sequence ATGAATCAGAAAAATATAAATCTTCAATATGATGTCTGCATCGCAGGGGCAGGTCCCTGCGGTTTAATGACTGCAAAGAAGCTTGCTGAGCAGGGGATTAAAGTAGCTGTCTTTGACAGGAAGCCTGAGGCAAAATTCATTAATCCCGGCATAATGGAGATGCTTTCCCTTCAGCCCAATAAAATAAAAGTAGACGAGAAGAAAATTTATTTTACTGAAAGTGGATTCTCACTTGATAAGCATAGCGTAAAGAATGAGATATACGGGTTTGCCACTTATTCGCCCGGGAAACACGCTCTTACTCTCCGTTCGATCTTCCCAACCAATTACCGCATCGACTATGTTTACTGGATAGAAAAACTTGAAAGAGAAACAATAGATGCTGGAGTAAGCATATTTTATAGCCAGGAAATAGTTGAAATAATCAAAAATACAGGCAGGGCAGAAGCGATAGTTGTTGAGGACAGCTATAAGAACAGGAGAACGGTTAAATTCAAACATCTTGTTGCGGCAGACGGTATCAGGTCTAAAATTTCAAGGCTTGCAGGGGTAAGAAAAGAGCATTGGGGAGTGCACAGGATAGTAGGGGCCCGCGTAAAGGAATTTGACATCAGCAAGACTTCGAAGGGAGAGCTTTTTAACCCGGTATTCCATAACATGTATCTCAATAAAAAGTTTTCAGGTCCAAACACGCTTGCCATAACAGCTTATCTCGGTGACGGGGAAATGTATGTTATTGCAGTTATACAGGATAGCGGATTGCAGGATCATGCCTCTGGAAGCCCGCAGAAAATATTTGATAATTTCTTAGATTTTTTAAAGAGTTATGATGCATGTGCTAAACCATTTAATGAGGCAAAGAGATCGACAAAATTCGCCTATTTCCTCCCCGTTGACTCTCCGATTGCAAATCCTTTTGATGAGGTAAAAGGAATGAGTTTTCTCGGAGATACGGCATTTACAATAGAAACGCAGTGGACAGGGGCGATGGCGGTTGCGGCAAAAGCAGCAGGTGCAATAGCGATTATTCTAAATGGCAATGGCAGCGCTGAAGCAATTAATGCTTATCATGCATGGTGGGGAAGGTTTGTAAAGAATGCAAAAAGGCAGTATGATTTCTCAACTTTCATGCATGCTCTTGAAGAGGAGGAGCTGAACGAGTTGTTCTCCATTTTTAACGAAGAAATGGTCATTCCTCATCTTGAAGGCTGCGACGATGAGTTTGGTACACCAAATGAATTTATAAAGAACATGGATAAGAAACTCCTTGAAGTAAATCCTTCAGAATTAAAATCTCCAAAGGTGCGGATGCTAGTTGAAATGCTTAAGAAAAGATCAGAGGAGATGAATAAAAAATGA
- a CDS encoding ferredoxin, translating into MSTDNRKICIDKGKCVVCLSCVDMCDYNALRLVNEKIEWSTDLCTRCLVCPDVCPCDAISVR; encoded by the coding sequence ATGAGCACAGATAACAGAAAGATATGTATAGATAAAGGAAAGTGTGTTGTTTGTCTAAGTTGTGTTGATATGTGTGATTACAATGCCCTGCGTCTTGTGAATGAAAAGATAGAATGGTCAACTGACCTTTGCACAAGATGCCTTGTCTGCCCGGATGTCTGCCCCTGCGATGCAATTTCTGTAAGATAA
- a CDS encoding PocR ligand-binding domain-containing protein: MDYKLEDIIDVILFQELQEKLNLIYSFPSAIIDNDGKILTAVAWQDICTKFHRVNPQSEKECLKSDKYIIAHLHEANPAVSYQCPHGMIDNAAPIIIDGKHLGNFFTGQFFLEKPDLDFYKKQAKAFGFDEKTYLEAVEKVPIWTKEKLNQYLDFIKGFIELIANVGLKNLKEIEARAELNKTNEELAASRIAAITLMKEAVEAKNALEIANEKLLEEIAERKRAEEELKKYRDHLETLVRERTAELEEKNTELERINKLFVGRELRMIELKDRIKELESKS, from the coding sequence ATGGATTACAAATTAGAAGATATAATCGATGTTATTTTATTCCAGGAACTGCAGGAAAAGCTAAATTTAATTTATTCATTTCCTTCAGCAATTATTGATAATGACGGTAAAATCCTTACAGCTGTTGCCTGGCAGGATATATGCACTAAATTTCACAGGGTAAATCCCCAATCTGAAAAAGAATGCCTTAAAAGCGACAAATACATTATTGCACATCTTCATGAAGCAAACCCTGCAGTCAGCTATCAATGTCCACATGGTATGATTGATAACGCAGCTCCAATAATCATTGATGGCAAGCATTTAGGGAATTTCTTTACAGGCCAGTTCTTTCTGGAAAAACCGGATCTTGATTTCTATAAAAAGCAAGCAAAAGCATTTGGTTTTGATGAAAAAACATATTTGGAGGCAGTCGAGAAAGTCCCAATCTGGACAAAAGAGAAACTCAATCAATATCTTGATTTCATAAAAGGATTTATTGAGCTGATAGCAAATGTCGGATTAAAGAATTTAAAAGAGATTGAAGCAAGAGCAGAATTAAATAAAACCAATGAGGAATTGGCTGCATCCCGCATTGCCGCTATAACCTTGATGAAAGAAGCAGTTGAAGCTAAGAATGCTTTGGAGATTGCGAATGAGAAGTTGCTTGAGGAGATTGCCGAGCGCAAACGGGCGGAGGAAGAACTGAAAAAATATCGCGATCACCTCGAAACATTGGTCAGGGAACGTACAGCAGAACTGGAGGAGAAAAACACTGAGCTTGAAAGAATAAATAAATTGTTCGTTGGCAGGGAACTCAGGATGATAGAATTGAAGGATAGAATAAAGGAACTGGAATCCAAGAGTTAG